ATGCAAGGGACGCTCGACCGTAGCAAGCCAGAGCAGCATGAGCTTGGCTTCGGTAGTGGCCTCGGCTTGTTGCAGAGAATGGAGAACGAAATCGGTGACAGCTGGTTTGGCCGAGATCAGGCTGTCAACTGATTTTCGCAGGCTTTCCGTGCTCTGCTCTCGACGGACACGTTTCGTGATGAGCTTGGCTATAAGGAACGAACCCTTTGACGCCGCTGTGATTCGCTCCACAACAGTTTCTTGTTCTATGGCTGACAGGCCCTTGAAAGCCTGGCTATTCCCAAAGCAGCCACGTACGACGGCGGAGATGTCCTCAAAGATGATGTCTTCAGTGATACGAACTCGAGCTTGCCCTGGAGCCTCTGGAGGGTTGCGGGAGCCCAGTGTGATGAGCCTGACGTTGGAAGATTGTGTGGATGCCCGAATCAGCCTCTGCAGCAACTGTTCCTCCCCACAGGTTGCCTCATCTACACCGTCTACAACCAAGACCAATCCCTTCGCCCCCTTTAGAGCGGAAGCGAGCGCTTGTTCCACAGTGTCCCAGAGGAGGTTATCATAGGTTTCATAATCAGCAGTGACCTTGCTTCGATGCAGAGCATCGCTCAAGATACGGAACAGCTGCACATTCCCGATACGCTTCTCAAAGAACTGAGAAAGTATTGTCTTTGCAATCGCTAAGGAGCTTGTTTGCACAGCAATCCGGCCATCTAATCCGGGTTAGTCAATATCCATTACAATGGAGGGCAAACAATTCACATACTGATGGGAACGTGCAGAGCCTGGTAGGATACGCCACCGTGTGGATGTTGCAGATGATCCACGATGACAGAAGCAAGAACGGTCTTGCCAGATCCTGGCTGGCCAGTAATGCTGAGATGCCTCTGTTGCGTCTTCAAAAAACGGGTCAGGTACGGGCCCAGCCAAAGACATGTGAGTTCCTCGCGATCATGTGCCAGATGGGAATTGTGGTCAGCGATACTTTCAACCACGCGGTCCTCTGGGGCCAACCAGGCTCTAATGGCTTTTACTTCTGACACTGCGGGTTGTCGTCAGTAGTCGAGACAGTTCTAAAGCTCGGTTCAACTTGCCTTTATCTCCATCCAGATTCTCTCTGAGAAGCTGATGTCTCCACATGGACTCGGCAATCCTCTCGCAGCGTTGCTGGAAGGTTTGAATCTGGCCAGGGAAAGTCCGGTAAATGTTGACAGAGACCGAAGCCGTTGTCATCCCACGAATCGCCTTGTGGAAGTGGGTCGAAACGCTTGCGACGAGAGTGACGAGGTCCGCTagagcgaggatgagctgCTCCTGGATGTCTTGGGAGACACCAAAGAGCTCCGTCCGCTCTAGGAGGTTTACTAGAGTCATGGAGATGCTGTAGAAGAAGCCAAAGGAGAGCATCAATGCAGCAGCGTTCTCTCGGCCAAGCTATAACGAGATTCCGTCAGAGTTTACTGTTATAAGTAGGGAAGATACGTACCTCGAGAAGCATTGCGCAATAACCATATGATAATTGCGCTGCAAGATAGCTGTCTCCGGCAAATTGTTCAATCGCCATGTCAAAGGAATGTAGTCGATCAATGAAAAGCTGAGCCCAGGCCAGCACCTTATCGTAATCACTTCCCTCAGGTGGCAACAAGCTCATACGCTCAGAACGGATCCACTCGAGGATTGAAGCATGAGTTGCAGTCAGAAGCCGGGAGGATGTGTTTGTTCCTAGCTCTTCACCGCTACGACGCTGAAGAGAAGTCACAACACTCGAAATGTTTGTTGTTCCCATTGAGTTGAACCTTCTCGACGTGACGCGGGGGGAGTGGACAGAGCGTGCCACACCTGAGGTGACGCTTTCTCCATCTTGCAGTCCTGAAACGCGGCGAGAATTCGAGATACGCTTCTGACGAAAGATTCCGTCCATGGTAGATGTGATGGGGGAGAGGATTGAGGGAGCCATGACTATAGGCTGGGGGTTTGATGGACGTTGGGCGACGCTGACGTTTGACGGCAGCTGAGAACGCGGCAGGGAATGAGATGTCTGGCTATTATCTGGGGTCGAGGTGGGTATCGGGATGGTCGGCCTTGCTTGTGCAGGTTTAGCAGCAATTGGCTCGTCTTGCTCAATACAATGGCAACGGCACCGACAGTGTGAACTGTGACTTGGTTGAGAAGTGTTCTGAGGAGTTGTTTCTTCCGGTGGTTCACTACAGCAACAGCAGTAATATATAATGCGGCGAAAGAAACTTAATCTTCGTGTGGATCGATCCGTACTTCGTCCACGACAACAGAAAATATAGTGCACACTGCGATGTGATGGGCGAGTTGTCTCTGTATATTGTTCACCGTAAGGGCAGCATCCACTGCAAAGGGCGCAACGGGTTAGGGAAGGCAGGGTGGCGACGTATACTTATTATAATGGTACAAACATAAGAGAAATTAGATTGATATAGATGTCAAATCAAGTTGCAGGGCTCTTGTTCTCAAGCTGAGAATACAATTGGAAACAGGAAACGAGACAGGATATCCCGAATTGCGAGGTCTCCTCCTTTATATCTGCAGGCTTTGTATTACCGACCTAGGACATCCTTGTCAAGTGCTGGGCCGTCCGCGGCAACGGTTGCTGAGCAGCGGGGCGAGCGTGGCTGCCTGCTCGCAATTTCGGACATGGACGAGATCGATATGAATGAACGGCTATGCAATTGTACACGCAGATTGTcagctgctgcggagaagccCCCAGTCAAGGTGCCCCCTCAGCGGCAGTGGACTACGGAAAGGTTTATGGAGTCGAGACTTTGATAGACGCGATGGCGAGATGGAGTAGAACAGCCTGAAAGAGTTCGTATCGCGGTATCTCCGGTACATGTGTTCTTACCTTCATCGAACGTATAACTTCCAGCGAATCCCTGGCACTGGTGGCGTATTTTGAGGAAGCTGACTGAACGCCTGCGTCTGACTATTGAGACGCCCCTGGGCTGTCAGGCGATGCGGGCCGAGGCCGTTGTTTCTCGCTGTTTCAAGACATCTGGTTCACAAAAATATCCTCCTTATGCACAAATGTCGCAAATGGTGGTTCCTACCAGGACGGGCGAGATTCTGTCGGTAGACGAAATGAAGAAAATGGGTATGGAGTTGGAGATAGTGGGTACGAAGATACTATGATCTCAGGATCTTCGCCAGACGAACCCTCGATCGAAGCGGGGGCTGGATTGGCAGGAGCGCGGGAGCGCGGAAGCTTGGGACCTGGACAgttccagagccagaaagcAGGAGCTTTAGCGTATCTCACTATGCAGCCTTTATTGGTTCAGCTGAAGTCGAGGCCCGCCAATCGCTGCCGAGACGGCGCGGCGGTTCTGGCTAAAATTGACAAACTGCAGGACGACTGCAGGCATTTCCGGCGTTCCCGACGTGGGCCCAAGCTGGTGTAGCATTCTGCTCGAGGTCAATGCCATTCTCGCAACGGGAACTCCGCAAAGGATAGTGCAGTGGTCTGAGAGCCAAACGGTAAGTGTCGACGCAAGTAGTCCAGCGACGTGTGGGGTTggaagagaggggagagTGCAGAAGATGGCCCAGCCTACCGAGTGTTTGAGTCACGTTATTCCGTATCGGGACTAGTGCCAAGTGATCAAGTCTCTTCCCACCAACTTTCAGCTCAACTTCTTATGCCTCAGTCAACTGCAGCTTGGTACTATTAATACCATTGGTATAGTATTACCAGCGTGATATGTTCGCCTTCATACATTTCAGCCTGCTGGTAAGACGGGAATTTAAATATCCTATGTGATACGGAAGATGCTCCTACGGCTCCAGCTTTTCAGGATCCCTGGACTCACGGCTATGAACACGCCCGGTCACTGGAGAACCTGCGCTCGAACCTCACGGGAAGATATTGctatcgccatcgccgctTGAAGAGTTATACTTGTTCTAGTAAGAGCGTCTCGCGTGCTCAGAGTTTCGTAGACCGCATATTCTCCAACAAGAACCGTTGTCAGCCAGATTACTATGGCAGAATTCTTTCGAGATCCCTACTTTACTCTTGTCCTCGATCGTCAACTTGATTGACAGAGCAATGCTAGTCCAACCGACCATTCTAAGGTCAGCCGGCGATTCGCCGATCCTGCTCGTCGCCCTTTGGAACCGCGTTCATGGCACCGGCCCCACTCAGGCTCGGCTCGTTGATATGATGAGATATGATGGATGCCACAGCCCTGCTCGCGGTCTAGAGCCTATACTCCTATACTTTCCGGCAGATGCTCGCGCGTCGCTGTCAAGAATTATTATTTCGTTAGTCCACCTGACACTCTCTCCAAATTCGCTAGGCGGATGCAACGGCCCTCAAACAGACGACGATGCTCAAGTCATGTTCATCACAAATCCCCAAAAAACATGCATTATATTGCCTTCTGATACGTGCCCCGTCCGTGGTGTCTCACCTTGCTTGTTATTCTCTGCAGCTCTCCTATCCTGCTCGGTTTTACAAGTCTCTAACTTTCTGTTGTGCAGTTAGTCCTTCTCTACTGCCTATGGTGGATGGTCCAGCGAATA
This sequence is a window from Aspergillus nidulans FGSC A4 chromosome IV. Protein-coding genes within it:
- a CDS encoding uncharacterized protein (transcript_id=CADANIAT00000225) — translated: MSQMVVPTRTGEILSVDEMKKMGMELEIVGISGVPDVGPSWCSILLEVNAILATGTPQRIVQWSESQTYYQRDMFAFIHFSLLMLLRLQLFRIPGLTAMNTPGHWRTCARTSREDIAIAIAA